The Cryptococcus deuterogattii R265 chromosome 4, complete sequence genome segment ATCACTCATCTTTCGGAGTAGTGTTCCGTCAGGGCAAGAAAACTCGCAAGCGGAATGGTCCTGCAACAGTCCTTCTCGTCGGTCCGTCCGATGGAGGCAAGACTAGTCTGTTTACGAAGGTGATTTAAGATTTCTGCATCTCTACGCAGTCTATTAATACTGACGCTCTTCCGTAGTTAATTCATGACATCTATCCCCAAACTCACACCTCAATTGTCCCCTCTGACACCACGTTCGATCTGGACTCGCCGTATGAAGATGGTCAAAAGAAACAGATTCGCCTGATCGATATTCCTGGGCATCCTAGATTGCGAGACGAAGTCAAGAAATACATTGCTGACACTGCGGGAGTTATATTTGTCGTGGATATCCAAGGTATTGTCCGTAATGCGTCTGGCGTGGCCGAGTGAGTATTCTGTCCCTATAACGTTCTATTCCGATGGTTAAAGTTCTTTCCAGACAACTCCCTCCTATCCTCACAGCACTTTCCAACATTTCCGCTCGACTTCCCCCTTCCGCGCCTCCTCCCAAATTGCTCTTGCTTGCCCATAAGGCCGATCTTCTCGCTCGTCCCACGCCCTCGTCCAGCCACTGCCCTCCCGAGATTCCCTCTTCTACCCTCACAGCCTCTACCGACCGTCTCAAATCTATTCTTACCCGAGAAATGGACAGACTCAAGTCCACCCGTGGAGGAACAGGCGGGAAGATTGAGGGGATTGGAAAAGTTGCTGGGACGTCAGGCGGTTTCTTTAGCAATCTCTTTGGCGGAAGGGCTGGGGATGCtgggggagaggatgaaggtgatgaagatgagagcCTTATCTGGGGTGGCAAGGGCCCCTTTAAATGGGAAGATGTAGAGGGCGTTGAGGTTGAGTGGGGAGCGAGTGGACTAGGCGCGACTAAGGGGAAGACAGAAGCAGAGAATGGTAATGGCTTGGATGAGCTGAAGGTATTTTTGTGGGACATCTGATGCATTGGGACCTTTGGTTGTACTACGTGCTCCGTTGACGGTTGCGGTCATATATACACCTATCTTGCATACGCGAGACCACTTTACGGTCCCGCTAAAGGAAGGCCATCGAGTGTATTACATAATCAATCTGGCCAAGACGTCATCCGCCACTGATCTCGGATCCTGTTGCAGTGCTTTCGGCGGCCTATCCTTTGCCATCTACCTTCCAACTTCAAATCGTTGTTTGTCTTTTGTCTGTCTTTAGCTGCCTCCGCTTGCTTATACTCTATTGCTTTACCAACTCGCTGCCTGAACAACAATCAAGATGCCCGTCCGAGGTTCTGACATCGTTCTTATTCTTgtcgccatcatcttccctccagctgcagctgctATGATCACCGGCTGCAGCTGTGACTTGCTCATCAACATCGTATGTCCTCTTCAATGCATATTGGGAGTCTAATCTAATTGACTGTTTTAGCTTTTGACCATCTTGGTACGTATAGACACATATATACttttgaggttgaaggaCAACTGACCGTGTATCGATTATCTCTTTGATAACAGGGTTATCTACCGTAAGTCATAGTCCCTATAGGCGACTGCTTTACTAACTCCCTCGCAGTGGTCACATCCATGCCTTCTGGCTCATTTGTACGTATTTTGTGAATTCTCATCCGACCTTGCTGATGGCTATCCTCGCGAAACAGACAAACGCATCCGGGCCGAAGAGACGTATGGGAACGGTGGCTACACCTACCTTGGAAACGGCAACTTTGTCGGAAATGCCCCTGTTGGTGCGGCCCCTGGTGCTCCTGGTATGTAGCTTCTTATCTGTCCTGAGTGGCATTTGCTGACCCAATGTCCCTGCCGTTACCACATTTATAGGCCAGCAGCCATACTACGGTTCTACCCGCTAAAGTGTCGATATAGCTTTTTCGGAAAAGCCCAGTGTACAGTCTCATAATacaaggaaggaacaaCATGGACAGGATGGATTGTCATTTATACAAGTTGAGATGTGATCTTCTTACTTTTTTTCGACTTATCGTACATGTGACAGTCCACGGCACCAGCGTACGCGAAAACCCTGTTCAAAGAACAGATGTTCAAGTCCAAATAATTAATATGCCTAGAACTTAATATATatagatatatatataaatatATATTGGTACACATTGCCCTATGCCATAGACCCATCTACACCGTCTACTTTCCCTCTTGCTCCTTTTGCCAAGCCAACCAAGCGCCATGCGCTTTTTCCTGAaccttccactccttcgccaccttcttctgcaagcTCTTGCTCAAGTCCTGTCCCTCACCATCCTTTGTAGGCAATCCCTGTTCGTCCCATGCAGAGTAAGTCCCTTCGGCGACGTTAGGAGGCCTGAACATCTCTTGAGGAGGCACTCGACCTTTTTCAAGCTGAGCGATTCTCTTCGCCTCAgcggccttcttcttctcggctTTCTCTGCAGCTGCCcgttccttctcttcccttgctCGGATGAGGATAGCGGGGTCAACAAGCTTGTACAATGCACCGCCAGTTGCTGATTGGCCGTCATCGAGCTGGATACCGAGGTTCGCAAGGTCCTGATCTCTGAACTTATCGCAGAGCTTAAGGATTTCCCCAGCGGTGGCGCCCTCAATAGCCAGTCGGCGGATATCATCTCGAAAGGAGGCCATCGCTCGAAGGTAAGGGTCTAGCTTGCCTTCAAGGTCGCCGCCAGCCGCCTCGTCACCCTCCTTGCCCCATCCGATCTGACCAGATGTGACGTCGCCTTCGCCAAGGCCGAACATACGAAGCATACGGGTAATCCATTGGGCAATGGTAACGACGGGAGCAATGTTGTACTCTCGACCGCGGGAAGCAAAATAGAGATTGACGCTAGAGATGAGATCTAAAAGGATTTGGATGGCGGCGGGGGTGTTGAAGGAATCACAAAGAGCAGCTCGGAAGTCTTTTTGGGCTTTGTGCAGGCTGTTCACTGGGTCAGTATGACGAGATCAGAGATTACAAACGACGACTTACTCGGCCATGAGGTTcttctccgcctcctcGTAGTGGTGCTTGCCGTCCTCGTTGGAGCCTCGAGCAGCAGTATCGCTCATCCTAGCCCTGACATTGGTGAAGAAATTCTGTTCAGTGGCTGTCAGGAATGATGTCCCTAGCGGTCCGACTTGAAGCTTACGTCAAATgtctcttccttggccttggtaTCAACGATCAGATCTTTTTTGAAGTCTAGCTTGGCATTCCATATTTGAAGCATAAAAGCAAGTCGCAATTGTCGAGCAGAGTATGTCTGAAGAGCTTCCTGTATAATATGTAAGGCATGGCAGGCATGGCAGGCAGATTCATTACGCACATCGATCGTGATAAAGTTTTTGAGAGACTTGCTCATTTTCAAGCCCTCGATATGGAGATGACCAGTATGTAAAAAGTAGTTGACCCATTGCTTGCAGCCATGATACGCCTATAGGGGTATGAGATACGTCTAAACAATGATTTACATTACTTACCTCCGCTTGAGCAAGTTCATTGTCGTGGTGAGGGAACATCAAATCCACACCACCAGAGTGAACGTCCATTCCGCTACCTAAAATCGCACTAGCCATGACAGAGCATTCAATGTGCCAGCCAGGTCGGCCCTCCCCCCAAGGTGATGGCCAAGCAGGTTCTCCAGGCTTGGACTTGGCTTTCCAGAGAGCAAAGTCTGCAGGGCGGCGCTTCCCCTGGGAACCAGTTAAAGCACCTATATGTAGGTTAGAGATAGTTTTTTCACTATAAACATGCCAAACATACCTTCGCCCTCATCTAAAAGCTTCTTGTTGCCCTTGCTTGAAGGCTGGAGTTTGGCATACTCATGTCTGAATCCGTCACCCTCGGCACCTTCGAACTTATCGACATCAAACCAGACGCTTCCACCGCCCTCATAAGCAAAGCCATTGTCGACGATGCGCTGAACGAAAGAGACAATTTCGGGCACGTATTCGGAAACGCGGGTGATAGTGTCGGGAGGAAGTACACGGAGACGGGCCATATCTGTGAAAAAGGCATTTTCCCAGTAAGAAGCGAGACGTCGGCAGACAGCAATGGGGTCCGCAATAGTGTGGCCCAGCTACAAAGACTTGGAATCAGAGCTGAATAAAACCAATAAACATATGCCATACCTTTTCACCCAGATATGGTCCAAGGACGTCGGCCGCTCCTTCAACTAAGTCTTTGACagcttgtccttctccttcggGCTTTCCGACCTTTTGCTGCGCGGCATTGTGCGCTTCCCTAGCTTTGGAAAGACTTGCCAAGTACATTCCAaacttttcctccttttctcgaGCTTCCTTTGCCCATTGAGCTTCAAACTGGTCCTTTTGCAACAGTAAGTCGAGAATTTCAAAGGAAGTGGCATTGGGAGAGTGTTCGAGAGGAGTGGGAAGGGATTTGAGAGGTTTGGCGATATACTTTGTGAATGCAGCTTCAACATCGGAGATGAGTTCGGGAGTAAGAGCAGGGTTGGAGGAAATGGCTTGATCCAGGAGGTATGATTCACGAGCTCGAAGGATGATCTTGTCATCAATGTCGGTGACATTCATAACAAAGTTGACATCGTAATTGAAGTAGTCTCGCAATATTCTTCGAATGATGTCCTGAGTGAGGTAATTCCTGTTGTGGTTTAGCCGCTGGAAGGCTATTAAAATGAGACCAGCTCACCTGGCATGACCCATATGGGATGAATCATAGACAGTAGGGCCACAGTTATACCAGTCGACTCTCCTTCCGTTAGTGGGTACAAAGACATCCTTTGATCTTGTGAGAGAGTTGTAGACTCTGAGTGCTGGTTCATCTGCCGACTTTGCTGGAGAATACCAAGTTGGCTGTGCGACAGCTGACTTGTTGGTTGCCATTGTGTATGAGAGTGATCTGAGCTGCTGAGTGACTTGTGGGCGTAAGAGGCGTAAAGGTATTCTCGGAAGGGTAGAGAGTAGCATGCAGGTGCTAGAGGGGATGTGGGGACAGCTGTTTTTGTGGTATTTTCTGAAATCTAAAGCACTCTTGCCCGAAAATAGTGAAATAAAGAATACGGCCACCAGCGACTCGGCTGGACAATCATTATGATAGCATAGGCgcggaagaggttgaaTGAGATAGGCTACCATACACTGGCACGCCTGTTTGGAACTAGGCacacacctccaccgcgTCTCTGGACGTGGCAAGCAAGCTGTCGAGCAGCTACGCAACTTGTCACTCTCCAGCTCTGTAATAACAAAAAACAGGTATACATTCACTACCCCCGCCATGATCCTCCGAATCCCCTCGCTCCTATTCCTTTTCACATTACTCACAGCAGTCTACGCTGTCAAGTTTGACCTAACTTCCGATCGGAATCCCAAACCCAGTATGTCTTACATCTGTCTCTTCTGGATGGTAATGTAGACTAACCACGCGACATAGAATGGTTCGTTACTATAAGTTGCTTATCACCCTTCTGACCACGTATTAGTATTTGGAACTTTGCGTCCGCACATTCTCTTGTGATTGTCACAGCCAACGTTCCCGGGGAACCTGATCAACAAGTTGATATCCAAATTCTTGACGGATCTGAGCGAGGAAATGTGTACCTGTCAAAGAAGGATGTGAGAGGAGAGGCTAGGCTTGCGGCCACTACGCACGAATCTGCCGACGTCGGTGTTTGCTTGACCAACCGGTATACTGGATGTAAGTTTGTACTGGGCGGAACCAGAACTCAACTCGGGGTGATCGGGGGAGAATTTGGGCTAATCGAGGTGTTGTAGCTGGGAACCCAAGAGTCGTTAGGTCCGTGGAGCTGGATATTGACATTGGTGCCGATGCGATTGACTACAAGTATGACTTCCAAGCCAAATAGGTCGCGAATATGACTGACTTCTTTGATAGTGCTATCGCGAATCAAGAATCCCTTTCAATTCTCGAAGTTGAGATGCGCAAGCTTGAAGCTGTCACTAAGGAAattgttgaggagatgggataCCTCCaaaggagagaaatgagaatgagagaTACCAACGGTAGGATTTCTTTCCATACCTCGCCAATGGATGTTTATTTACACGAACCTATGTAGAGAGCACAAACCAGCGAGTCAAGGTGTTTTCAGTCCTCATTATCTGCGGCACTATAGGACTTGGTGTCTGGCAGGTGAGTATAATATCAACTATCAACCGCTTTGACTTATATTGCCGCGTGTAGCTCGTGCATCTCCGATCATTCTTCAAGCGCAAGTATCTCATCGACTAAAAGGATTAAGACATATGCATATACATATTGACATTCTGCACTCGGATACGGAGCTTGTATATGTCATCCAGCGTCCCAAGAGATATGTGGCGGGGAGAAGACAaggtaggaaggaaggaggaatggcGATTGACGATCGGCGCACAGACCCCCCTACTAGCGCGAGACGTATAAAAAGTCCAGTCATCTACTGCAGCCtcttttttcatccat includes the following:
- a CDS encoding endoplasmic reticulum vesicle protein 25; this translates as MILRIPSLLFLFTLLTAVYAVKFDLTSDRNPKPKCIWNFASAHSLVIVTANVPGEPDQQVDIQILDGSERGNVYLSKKDVRGEARLAATTHESADVGVCLTNRYTGSGNPRVVRSVELDIDIGADAIDYNAIANQESLSILEVEMRKLEAVTKEIVEEMGYLQRREMRMRDTNESTNQRVKVFSVLIICGTIGLGVWQLVHLRSFFKRKYLID
- a CDS encoding signal recognition particle receptor subunit beta gives rise to the protein MSHPGMADPAITVKSQSEIRPEASSLTALLAHPLLQDPKFVAAAGGLALLLLFLTLFRQGKKTRKRNGPATVLLVGPSDGGKTSLFTKLIHDIYPQTHTSIVPSDTTFDLDSPYEDGQKKQIRLIDIPGHPRLRDEVKKYIADTAGVIFVVDIQGIVRNASGVAEQLPPILTALSNISARLPPSAPPPKLLLLAHKADLLARPTPSSSHCPPEIPSSTLTASTDRLKSILTREMDRLKSTRGGTGGKIEGIGKVAGTSGGFFSNLFGGRAGDAGGEDEGDEDESLIWGGKGPFKWEDVEGVEVEWGASGLGATKGKTEAENGNGLDELKVFLWDI
- a CDS encoding cysteine-tRNA ligase, whose amino-acid sequence is MATNKSAVAQPTWYSPAKSADEPALRVYNSLTRSKDVFVPTNGRRVDWYNCGPTVYDSSHMGHARNYLTQDIIRRILRDYFNYDVNFVMNVTDIDDKIILRARESYLLDQAISSNPALTPELISDVEAAFTKYIAKPLKSLPTPLEHSPNATSFEILDLLLQKDQFEAQWAKEAREKEEKFGMYLASLSKAREAHNAAQQKVGKPEGEGQAVKDLVEGAADVLGPYLGEKLGHTIADPIAVCRRLASYWENAFFTDMARLRVLPPDTITRVSEYVPEIVSFVQRIVDNGFAYEGGGSVWFDVDKFEGAEGDGFRHEYAKLQPSSKGNKKLLDEGEGALTGSQGKRRPADFALWKAKSKPGEPAWPSPWGEGRPGWHIECSVMASAILGSGMDVHSGGVDLMFPHHDNELAQAEAYHGCKQWVNYFLHTGHLHIEGLKMSKSLKNFITIDEALQTYSARQLRLAFMLQIWNAKLDFKKDLIVDTKAKEETFDNFFTNVRARMSDTAARGSNEDGKHHYEEAEKNLMADLHKAQKDFRAALCDSFNTPAAIQILLDLISSVNLYFASRGREYNIAPVVTIAQWITRMLRMFGLGEGDVTSGQIGWGKEGDEAAGGDLEGKLDPYLRAMASFRDDIRRLAIEGATAGEILKLCDKFRDQDLANLGIQLDDGQSATGGALYKLVDPAILIRAREEKERAAAEKAEKKKAAEAKRIAQLEKGRVPPQEMFRPPNVAEGTYSAWDEQGLPTKDGEGQDLSKSLQKKVAKEWKVQEKAHGAWLAWQKEQEGK